The genomic stretch GTCATCTTTGACTGTATCCACAAGCTGAGTTTCTGTGTAGTACGTTTCATCAGGAATACTATACCATCCTTCATATTCCCCTTTATAAATATCACCTTGCTTAACCAGACGTTCAAATACATCTTGAACAACCTTTGTATGTCTTGTTTCACTTGTACGAATAAAGTCATCGTTAGAAATATCGAGTTTCTTCCATAGATCCTGGATCCCCGCAACAATTTCGTCTACGAATTCAATCGGCGTTTTACCTGCTGCCTGCGCTTTTTGTTCGATTTTCTGTCCATGTTCATCCGTACCTGTCAAATAACGAACGTCATAACCTCTTAGCCTTTTGTACCTTGAAATCGCATCTCCTGCTACCGTTGTGTAAGCATGACCAATATGCAGCTTGTCACTTGGGTAGTAGATTGGTGTTGTGATGTAAAATGTTTTTTTCTCCGTCATTCGTATACCTCCTATAAAATAATTGGTGCTGGCGCCCTGTCATTCTGCAAAAAATACCAGAAGACAATACAAAAAGACCCTCATCCCCTATGGGACGAGAGTCTGTTATTCTCACGTGGTACCACCCAAATTCCCTGGATCCTCACGGATCACAGGCTCAACCGGTTATGTTGTGTCATCAACCGGACCCCATTAACGCTGGAACACGCCACTCCCTTACCTCTTCCTTTGTATACAGAAGACAGCTCGAAAGTGATTCCTCCAGGACCATTTTCCAGTGATCCACAGACCGGTTTGCAGCTTCCCCGGCTCTCTGTACTGCAGATGTTAACTGTACTTATCCCTTCATAAGAAAACATATGAATTTATCAAAATAATACTAAACGAACGCAATCCATGTCAAGGTTATCCATGCCTATTCGGCTATGATGTGGAAGAATCCTGACTTCCTTTTTTGGGTGGAACCAAATCCACGCCTCCTGGATGAAAGGGATGGCATTTCATTATTCGTTTAGCAGAGAGAAATGAACCTTTTACCGCACCATGAACCTCGATCGCTTCTAGTGCATAAGCCGAACAAGTCGGATAAAACCGACAACTCGGAGGTTTCAGCGGCGATATAAATTTCCGATAAAATGTTACAGGTGCTTTTGCAATTGTACGAGTAACCTTCATTTTTACTGACCCTTTGATGAAGCTTGATTCTGATTAGTCTTCGGCGACACTTTGCCAGATACTTGACAGTCTTTACAATAACCAAAGATTTCAAACTTATGCTCCACTACTTGAAATTGATCGGGTGTATCCGTAAGCTGCATTGGACAAAACTCAATTGGAAGCGTCTTCTGACACTGAAGGCAGATCAGATGATGATGATGATGTCCCGAGCTGCAAGAAGCCTTAAATTTCACTCCATCTTCAAAGATAACTTGTTCAAGTACACCTAGTTCCTGCATGACCCTGAGATTTCGATAAACCGTATCAAAACTGAGCCCGCTGTATGTCCGGCCCATATATTCGTATACATCCTTTGGTGACAAATAACCTTCTGTTTCCGCAAAAAGTCTAGCGAGCGTCTTTCGTTGATCCGTAATACGAAGCCCTTGGCTAGACATGGCTTCTATAATCTGATTCGTTGACAGCATGACTTTTACCCTCCCGTCATACCAAATCTGTCTATATCTCTATAATGCCTGAAATGGTGTACCACGTCAACGAACATAGAATCCTCTTTTATTGCTGCAGAAAAAAGAACTCTTTATGATCTAAAGAGTCCTTTTTCCATCCTGCTATTATGTTAATCCTTAATTCTTACTTGGTAATGGTGCTATCAACAGGTTAACGGGAAGGCTGCTTGCCGGTGCTGCTGTGAGTAAAATTTCTACTTTCCGTTCATACTCTCCCGTACGATATAATACGGCCTGTTCATTAGGAGCTCTGACTGCGCCATCTGTATAAAGAGGAGTTATCTCTCCATTGACCATGGCGTAACCCGTATACGTGCCTCCTCTTGGATTAAAGGAAATGAGTGTATTAGGCGCAACGCGCTCCAGCGTTATTTTATAGAGTACTCCAAAGTTACCGGAATTAGAAGCTTCTACACCGACCATCGGATCTATCCCTGACAGATTCGGATCATCGTTATTATCCCCAATCACGAGGCGCTCTGGCTTCTCTCCAAGGCGATCGCTGTAAGTAATCTCCCGGGTTGCATTTGGATAGGTGCCCCGATTATGCACTCCATCCCGGTCCAGAATAGGAAGTCGGTACAGTACCTTCAGCGGATCTGAATTTTCATCAATAATCACGACGTTATACTCAATCGGATAATCACAATACACATCAGACAGTAATGAAATGATCTCCTGCTGCTTCATGCTTGTTTTGCTCATATCTGTCAAGATTAGCTTGCTTTCGCCTGGTTTTAATGTAGTCGCTGTACGTTTTGAATCATCCTGCATCGTGGTAAAGTAACGCTCAACCGCTTTTTTCCCAGCTGCTTGTGCGATAGTGCTTGGTCCAGCAAATCCTAGATTTTCTGTACGCAGAATTGCTGTTGCAGAATTATTGTTTGTCGCTACAACGTACATTTTTACTTTTTTTCCTGTATTATTTTTATGGTGAATTAAGAAACGAGTGTTGCCTACCGCTATATCTTTATATACGATCCCTTCCTTATACACCGTTTCCGGGCTGTTACTGCGAAGTAAGGTGCTCGGATAGTCCGTATACGAATAATTCACTTTTGCCCACGTAGGAACAGTCGATCCATCAAAGGAGAATTTATCTCCAATGGGTGTAAATAACTGATTAAACTCGGTTAACGAATAGAGCGTTTCATTCGTAATGATAATCGTTTTTTGGTAGGTATTAGTTAATCCTTTATTATCCTTTACTGTCAGGCTGATTGTTTTTGGACCTGGTGTGAAAAAGGCAAGTGCATTATTATTCCATTCTGTTTTCACAATAGCTTCATCATCTGAACTTTGATCTGTGTACGTAATGAGTTCGCCCATTTTATATTCTTCTTTATCCGTTACAAACAAAGCTACTGGCGGCTGATTAGGACGCAGGACATTGACTGTAAGTGAATAGGGGTCACTCCAAGTACCACTAGAGTCTTGTACATAATATTTAATCGTAAATCTTCCCGGAGCATCAAATACGTCTTTTTTTCCTTCCCAACGTTCATTTATGATGGACAGACCTTTTGGAGAAAACCCATCTACTTTGTATGTAACAGCTTGTCCTGCATACACTTCAGAAGGTGATATGCTGAAGCTCGCAATTGGTTTTGTAGATAAATTCATAACAATGCTTTTATTAACTACACTATACTTGATCCCAAGTGCTGCCGTGATCGCTGTTAGAGGCACCATAAAGGTATTTTGAGTCTGATATGAAGTTCCTTTCATGGTTTTCGTTACACCGTTAACCTTGTATTTATTACTGTTTGTTTTGAACTTCAGTTCATTATTTCCTTGAATGATGCTCGTTTCTTTCGTGGCTTGGTTATATAAGACCCGGAATCCAACCCGATCAACCAATGCACGAATCGGTACATAAGATACACCATTTTTTACTTGCAACGGCTGGGGTGCATAATAAGTCACACCGTCTTGGACCATTTTTTTACTATTATAATAGAGGATCAACTGACTGCTGCTGCTTTGCGGCTGTACCTCTAGAATATCAGGAACTTCTGGAACCACTGGAGATTCAGGAACCACCGGATTTTCTTCTGTTTGAACAGGAGTCTTCTGATCCTCTGGATTTGATGTAACCTCTTCTACAGTTCCTGTAACCGTTCCTTCTGTGATAACCGTAGTTTCTGTGTCGGCCTCTTCTGTGGCTGTTTCTTTTGTTCCACTGACCGCATCTTCTTTTGGTTCTGTTACACTTGACCCATCCGTTTTCCCTTCCACTTTCATTTCTTTGTTAGCTGGTGCTTCAAGCCGTGATTCTTCCTGAATAATCGAACTTGAAACAGGTTCATCCATACTCATTTCTGCGCTTGCCGTGTATGCTGGTACCACTTGTGAAAATAGAGCTAATATGGTGAGCATCGTTAATTTCTTGAATTTCATTCTCCGACTCCCTCTGTATCTATTTTGTATATATTCCTTATCATGTCATTCTATTAGACGCACCTAGTCCTGAAAAGTTGCTCTTTACTTTACGGGAAACAACAAAAAACAGCATCCTTTGACAGTTACCTGGCATCAAAGAAATGCTGTTTATACGTTTTTTTACTTATTGATTATTATGATCAGCAGTGACCAGTGGATTTGAAGCTGCCATCTCGCGATACTCTGATGGTTTCATTCCATAATATTTGTGGAATACCTTCGAGAAATATCGCCTTTCTCGGTATCCAACTGAAGCGCCAATCGATGCAATACTGCGATCTGTTCTAGCAAGCAGTTTTTGGGCTGATTCCATTCTTTCTTTTGTAATATATTCAACAAATGTCACTCCAAAATGGCTTTTGAACAACTGACAAAAATAGCTGGGGCTAATATTCAATTGATCTGCCATTTCTTCTATGCCCAAATCCTGATCAAGGCGCGAGGCAATATAATCTTTAGCAGAAGCTACCAGTAAACCTGCTGATTTTTTAGGCTGCTCTTCACCGGATCTTTCTGTCAAGGTAAGGGCGAGTTCATATAATTCTCTGAGTGTTAGAGGTTGAAGCATCACATTCCAGAACTTCTCTTCATCCTCCGGCTTTAATAAACGCATCTCATGCATCTCGCGCAGCATATGAACAACCACATAGTGAAAATATTTCACTGCCTTGCCAGGTATCTCTTCGGGTTGAAGACAGATTTTATTATATAGCTGATGTAAAATGTTCGAAATCTCGTCCTTGTTCTGATGCCTAATTCCTAAAGTGAGTCGATCTGACCAAGTACGGGACATCCAATCATTCTCTTCATCTAATACATCCTTACGCATCGTAAGGAGCTCCGAATGTTCCATATGGATCACTGCCTGCTGTGCTTTTCGGTACTGCTCGGCTAGCATTGAGAAGACAACCTCTTCTCCCTCGGAGTATAAACGTACGGACATCCCCGCTACTTCTTCAAACGTTCGTTTC from Paenibacillus polygoni encodes the following:
- a CDS encoding response regulator is translated as MNLKVLLVDDEQPILDNLTEFISWETLGIEIAGTARTGREALEQISEFDPDLILCDIRMPIMDGLSFIKQYRERNGKAEILLLTGYQEFEYARLALQQGVREYICKPIDYIELEQTISQLADYIMKKKMKEKEGTLQQEQMSNWIRRKWLLELLLGESKSSYPLIPQSEVHEEKNRYTLILLDAQDYFRRAMFWCDEERKNWHEEVREALERKLEKLVPPGIVIQTREGEWCIVIEQSSIFNRSSFNQEGLCELKRTFEEVAGMSVRLYSEGEEVVFSMLAEQYRKAQQAVIHMEHSELLTMRKDVLDEENDWMSRTWSDRLTLGIRHQNKDEISNILHQLYNKICLQPEEIPGKAVKYFHYVVVHMLREMHEMRLLKPEDEEKFWNVMLQPLTLRELYELALTLTERSGEEQPKKSAGLLVASAKDYIASRLDQDLGIEEMADQLNISPSYFCQLFKSHFGVTFVEYITKERMESAQKLLARTDRSIASIGASVGYRERRYFSKVFHKYYGMKPSEYREMAASNPLVTADHNNQ
- the yidD gene encoding membrane protein insertion efficiency factor YidD: MKVTRTIAKAPVTFYRKFISPLKPPSCRFYPTCSAYALEAIEVHGAVKGSFLSAKRIMKCHPFHPGGVDLVPPKKGSQDSSTS
- a CDS encoding Fur family transcriptional regulator; the protein is MLSTNQIIEAMSSQGLRITDQRKTLARLFAETEGYLSPKDVYEYMGRTYSGLSFDTVYRNLRVMQELGVLEQVIFEDGVKFKASCSSGHHHHHLICLQCQKTLPIEFCPMQLTDTPDQFQVVEHKFEIFGYCKDCQVSGKVSPKTNQNQASSKGQ
- a CDS encoding stalk domain-containing protein — translated: MKFKKLTMLTILALFSQVVPAYTASAEMSMDEPVSSSIIQEESRLEAPANKEMKVEGKTDGSSVTEPKEDAVSGTKETATEEADTETTVITEGTVTGTVEEVTSNPEDQKTPVQTEENPVVPESPVVPEVPDILEVQPQSSSSQLILYYNSKKMVQDGVTYYAPQPLQVKNGVSYVPIRALVDRVGFRVLYNQATKETSIIQGNNELKFKTNSNKYKVNGVTKTMKGTSYQTQNTFMVPLTAITAALGIKYSVVNKSIVMNLSTKPIASFSISPSEVYAGQAVTYKVDGFSPKGLSIINERWEGKKDVFDAPGRFTIKYYVQDSSGTWSDPYSLTVNVLRPNQPPVALFVTDKEEYKMGELITYTDQSSDDEAIVKTEWNNNALAFFTPGPKTISLTVKDNKGLTNTYQKTIIITNETLYSLTEFNQLFTPIGDKFSFDGSTVPTWAKVNYSYTDYPSTLLRSNSPETVYKEGIVYKDIAVGNTRFLIHHKNNTGKKVKMYVVATNNNSATAILRTENLGFAGPSTIAQAAGKKAVERYFTTMQDDSKRTATTLKPGESKLILTDMSKTSMKQQEIISLLSDVYCDYPIEYNVVIIDENSDPLKVLYRLPILDRDGVHNRGTYPNATREITYSDRLGEKPERLVIGDNNDDPNLSGIDPMVGVEASNSGNFGVLYKITLERVAPNTLISFNPRGGTYTGYAMVNGEITPLYTDGAVRAPNEQAVLYRTGEYERKVEILLTAAPASSLPVNLLIAPLPSKN